Proteins encoded in a region of the Paenibacillus sp. W2I17 genome:
- a CDS encoding L-ribulose-5-phosphate 4-epimerase, giving the protein MLEQLKEEVFQANLELPKHGLVKFTWGNVSAIDRESGLFVIKPSGVSYDTMKASDMVVVDLDGNVVEGEMRPSSDTATHAVLYKHYSEIGGIVHTHSTWATIWAQAGLDVPVMGTTHADTFYGAVPCARFLNQDEVDRGYEAETGRVIIETFEQRGIDVMAVPAVLLHGHAPFTWGKDAKSAVVNSVVLEEVCKMNLYARQLNNFAKELPQGILDKHYLRKHGKDAYYGQK; this is encoded by the coding sequence ATGTTAGAACAACTGAAAGAAGAGGTATTCCAGGCGAATCTGGAACTGCCAAAGCACGGACTTGTGAAATTCACATGGGGTAACGTCAGCGCAATCGATCGGGAAAGCGGTCTGTTCGTGATCAAACCAAGTGGCGTCAGCTACGATACGATGAAAGCAAGCGACATGGTTGTGGTTGATCTGGACGGTAACGTGGTGGAGGGGGAGATGAGACCTTCCTCGGACACCGCAACACATGCTGTACTATATAAGCATTACTCGGAGATTGGTGGCATCGTGCACACGCACTCTACGTGGGCGACCATCTGGGCACAAGCCGGATTGGACGTACCTGTAATGGGAACAACACATGCGGACACGTTCTATGGAGCGGTGCCTTGTGCACGTTTCCTGAACCAGGACGAGGTTGATCGCGGATACGAAGCGGAGACAGGACGCGTCATTATTGAAACGTTTGAACAGCGTGGGATTGATGTTATGGCGGTTCCAGCAGTACTGCTCCATGGTCACGCACCGTTTACGTGGGGGAAAGATGCCAAGTCTGCGGTGGTGAACAGTGTCGTACTGGAGGAAGTGTGCAAAATGAACCTGTACGCGCGGCAGTTAAATAACTTCGCGAAGGAACTGCCACAAGGCATTCTGGATAAACACTATCTGCGAAAACACGGAAAAGACGCGTATTACGGACAGAAGTAA
- the araA gene encoding L-arabinose isomerase — protein sequence MSAAKEFWFVVGSQHLYGEEALGEVKANAQKITDALNASGVLPYPLVLQDLAVSADKITSTMKEVNYRDEVAGVITWMHTFSPAKMWIRGTKLLQKPLLHLATQFNESIPWATIDMDFMNLNQAAHGDREYGFINARLRKQNKIVVGYWERPEVQQQVADWMDVAVAYNESFNIKVARFGDNMRNVGVTEGDKVEAQIQFGWTVDYFGIGDLVQYVNAVTEQEIDDLIAQYGDLYEFDYGTNSKEAWEASVRVQASYEIAIKRFLDEGGYSAFTTNFEDLHGMKQLPGLAVQRLMAQGYGFAGEGDWKTAALDRLLKIMAHNENTGFMEDYTYEMAAGQEAILQSHMLEVDPTLASTKPRIIVSPLGIGDREDPARLVFDGKAGEGVVVSMADFGTHYKLLINEVSAFEPTVPAPNLPVARVLWSVKPNFQDGVKAWIENGGGHHTVVSLNLTTDQIVTYAKLVNLEYVIIK from the coding sequence ATGTCAGCAGCAAAAGAGTTCTGGTTTGTGGTCGGTTCACAGCACTTGTACGGAGAAGAAGCATTGGGTGAAGTAAAAGCCAACGCACAGAAAATCACGGATGCCCTTAATGCAAGCGGCGTACTGCCGTACCCGCTCGTATTGCAGGATCTGGCGGTAAGCGCAGATAAAATCACGAGCACGATGAAGGAAGTCAATTATCGCGACGAAGTAGCAGGTGTCATCACATGGATGCATACATTCTCCCCGGCGAAAATGTGGATTCGTGGTACAAAATTGCTGCAAAAACCTTTGCTTCACTTGGCAACGCAATTCAATGAAAGCATTCCTTGGGCAACCATCGATATGGACTTCATGAACTTGAACCAAGCGGCACATGGTGACCGCGAATATGGCTTCATTAATGCCCGTCTGAGAAAACAAAATAAAATCGTTGTTGGCTACTGGGAGCGCCCAGAAGTGCAGCAACAGGTTGCTGACTGGATGGACGTAGCGGTAGCTTATAATGAAAGCTTTAACATCAAAGTAGCGCGCTTCGGTGATAACATGCGTAACGTGGGCGTAACCGAAGGTGATAAAGTGGAAGCACAGATCCAATTCGGATGGACGGTTGATTACTTCGGCATTGGCGACCTCGTTCAATACGTGAACGCTGTAACAGAGCAGGAAATCGATGATTTGATCGCTCAGTATGGAGACCTCTACGAATTCGATTATGGCACGAATAGCAAGGAAGCTTGGGAAGCCAGTGTACGTGTGCAAGCGAGTTATGAAATTGCGATCAAACGTTTCCTGGACGAAGGTGGTTACAGTGCCTTCACTACAAACTTTGAAGATCTGCATGGCATGAAACAACTTCCGGGTCTGGCTGTACAACGCCTAATGGCTCAAGGGTACGGATTTGCCGGTGAGGGTGACTGGAAAACAGCTGCGCTGGATCGCTTGCTGAAAATCATGGCCCATAACGAGAATACGGGCTTCATGGAAGATTACACATACGAGATGGCCGCTGGACAGGAAGCGATCCTTCAATCTCACATGCTTGAAGTAGATCCGACACTTGCCAGCACGAAACCGAGAATCATCGTGTCCCCACTGGGTATTGGCGATCGTGAAGATCCTGCACGTCTCGTGTTCGATGGCAAAGCAGGCGAAGGTGTCGTGGTATCCATGGCAGACTTCGGTACCCATTACAAACTGCTGATCAACGAAGTATCCGCATTTGAACCAACCGTTCCAGCACCTAACCTGCCGGTAGCGCGTGTTCTATGGAGCGTTAAGCCGAACTTCCAAGATGGAGTGAAAGCATGGATCGAAAATGGTGGTGGTCACCATACAGTTGTATCCTTGAACCTGACTACAGATCAGATCGTAACGTATGCGAAGCTGGTGAATCTGGAGTACGTTATTATTAAGTAA
- a CDS encoding AAC(3) family N-acetyltransferase: MYTKESLIQQLEQLGMDGQGTLLIHSSMKSIGEVEGGADTVLDAFSDYMKEGLLVLPTHTWSTINADNPVFHVENSTCCVGILPGLFRKRPGVVRSWHPTHSVAALGRDAEAFTKDDHLFDTPCARGSAWGKLLDRKATILLVGVDLKRNTFIHGVEEWVDIPGRMTDEHEMLYTVLPDGSQISVPSRRHCGLPWSEHFWKVDEVLVREGAMRKGKLGDAVVRVCDAAKTAEVITEMLKHNADLFTDNLPLHAVTE; encoded by the coding sequence ATGTACACAAAAGAAAGCTTGATACAGCAATTAGAGCAGCTTGGTATGGATGGGCAAGGTACGTTGCTTATTCACTCTTCAATGAAAAGTATAGGCGAGGTTGAAGGTGGAGCAGACACGGTGTTGGATGCCTTTAGCGACTATATGAAAGAGGGATTGTTGGTGCTTCCCACTCATACGTGGTCTACCATTAATGCGGATAACCCAGTGTTCCACGTGGAAAATTCTACCTGTTGCGTGGGCATTCTGCCTGGACTTTTTCGTAAACGTCCGGGCGTAGTTCGTTCGTGGCACCCTACGCATTCGGTAGCGGCACTGGGAAGGGACGCAGAGGCATTTACGAAGGATGATCATCTCTTCGATACACCGTGTGCGAGAGGTTCAGCATGGGGGAAACTACTTGATCGGAAAGCGACGATCTTGCTAGTAGGCGTTGACTTGAAGCGGAATACATTTATCCACGGGGTCGAAGAGTGGGTGGACATCCCTGGCAGAATGACAGACGAGCATGAGATGCTGTATACGGTTTTACCGGATGGAAGTCAGATTTCAGTACCATCCCGCAGACATTGTGGGTTGCCATGGTCGGAGCATTTCTGGAAAGTAGATGAGGTATTGGTTCGCGAAGGTGCAATGCGTAAAGGAAAGCTCGGCGATGCGGTCGTAAGAGTGTGTGATGCGGCTAAGACAGCAGAGGTAATTACGGAGATGCTCAAGCATAACGCCGATCTATTCACGGACAACCTCCCTCTACATGCAGTAACCGAATGA
- a CDS encoding diguanylate cyclase produces the protein MNPLVWYDLFLFVLLFGVGVYVFATVRITNLHKVYFLFHGLMMLWPFCQFASTLTDDSGLQLFYVTLSFVAVSLLGSGWLLLTIFITGYSERLSAKGTFLLFVPAVIGAIGVVANPWNEFVIPLEGGYIERAYGPWFWVVMIILVSYFVTSLVVLFGAVYSSQTSAMIKKQVRITLWGILVLAVFATIDAILNVVLARWLPIIPGMTSLGIFLSDLFFVYVIKRYNVFDLVSIAHEDVINTIPYGILVLDENEVIVEANKASRSFMDLHVGDSFDMEVFLESVHVVGSCREFVNHYKKKENTLSHIEVIVERDNNIRHYILQSSPIVDSALVPIGHILTFQDVSQERFYVKEMNRQNVTLQERNLALDLIRQELSEANRKLEELALTDSLTNCYNRRYLTQHLNHEVITNIQYKTPFSLLLLDIDYFKAINDRYGHVIGDEVLVRTAEAVKQSIRSTDILTRYGGEEFMIYLPHTEHDLANQIAERVRTAVESNRIMVDHEIMQVSITISIGILSFEDFEVVHVPDNPEGYLTQLFAAVDKALYQAKQNGRNRIEFAEFEREVI, from the coding sequence GTGAACCCATTAGTATGGTATGATCTCTTTTTATTCGTCCTATTGTTCGGTGTAGGTGTGTATGTGTTTGCTACTGTTAGAATTACGAACTTACATAAGGTGTACTTTTTGTTTCACGGGTTGATGATGCTCTGGCCTTTCTGCCAATTTGCGAGTACGCTCACGGATGATTCCGGTCTGCAGTTGTTCTACGTTACGTTATCATTCGTTGCGGTCTCCTTGCTTGGGAGCGGATGGCTTCTACTGACGATCTTTATTACCGGCTATTCAGAGCGTTTGAGTGCAAAAGGAACGTTCCTGCTATTTGTCCCAGCGGTGATTGGGGCTATAGGTGTGGTCGCAAATCCATGGAATGAGTTCGTCATCCCGCTGGAGGGCGGGTATATCGAGCGGGCTTACGGCCCTTGGTTCTGGGTTGTGATGATTATTCTGGTGAGCTATTTCGTGACGTCTCTCGTGGTTCTATTCGGGGCAGTGTATTCTTCGCAGACGTCTGCCATGATTAAAAAACAGGTGAGGATCACCCTATGGGGTATCTTGGTCTTGGCTGTTTTTGCAACGATTGATGCGATTCTGAATGTCGTTCTAGCCCGCTGGTTGCCGATCATTCCTGGCATGACTTCGCTGGGGATCTTTCTATCGGACCTGTTCTTTGTCTATGTGATCAAAAGATACAATGTGTTCGATCTGGTCTCCATCGCCCATGAGGACGTGATCAATACCATTCCATATGGCATCCTGGTACTGGATGAGAATGAAGTTATTGTTGAAGCGAACAAAGCCTCGCGATCCTTTATGGATCTGCATGTGGGGGATTCTTTTGATATGGAGGTATTCCTGGAGTCTGTTCATGTTGTGGGCAGCTGTCGGGAGTTCGTGAATCACTATAAGAAAAAAGAAAATACTCTCTCCCACATTGAAGTGATCGTGGAGCGGGACAACAATATCCGGCACTATATCCTGCAATCTTCTCCGATTGTGGATTCGGCTCTTGTGCCGATTGGTCATATTCTCACGTTCCAAGATGTCTCGCAAGAGCGCTTCTATGTGAAAGAGATGAATCGCCAGAACGTAACGCTTCAGGAGCGCAATCTGGCGCTAGACCTGATCCGTCAGGAGTTATCCGAGGCCAATCGCAAACTGGAAGAACTTGCGCTCACGGACAGTTTAACCAACTGTTACAACCGTCGTTATCTGACCCAACATTTGAATCATGAAGTTATTACCAATATTCAATACAAAACACCATTCTCACTCCTGCTGCTCGATATCGACTACTTCAAAGCGATCAATGATCGCTATGGGCATGTCATCGGGGATGAAGTGCTCGTTCGCACGGCGGAGGCTGTCAAACAATCGATTCGCAGTACCGATATCCTGACGCGTTATGGCGGGGAGGAGTTCATGATCTATCTTCCGCACACGGAGCATGACTTGGCTAATCAAATTGCGGAGCGTGTGAGAACAGCTGTGGAGTCCAACCGCATTATGGTGGATCACGAAATTATGCAGGTGTCCATTACGATTAGTATTGGGATTCTTTCCTTTGAGGATTTTGAAGTTGTGCATGTACCGGACAATCCGGAGGGGTATTTGACCCAGCTGTTCGCTGCGGTGGATAAGGCCTTGTATCAGGCGAAGCAGAATGGGCGTAACCGGATTGAGTTTGCGGAGTTTGAGCGGGAAGTTATTTGA
- a CDS encoding DUF262 domain-containing protein, whose amino-acid sequence MRLMPSDPDISTIVNRIIDGDINLQPNFQRGEVWGDTKKIRLIDSILRDWHVPPIHVVEIKESGRQDVLDGQQRLVAIRDFVNGLFSIDGTIEPINDEILKLDGIKYNQLPPYWKRKFDKFTIRVYSITDYLPSEPGELFYRLNQPTNLTSAEQRNAFYGPAREQVKMIVDLLAKYGLTKREIGFSNSRMAYDDVVARLCLYLDAGMLRDKITASILADKFRDEDGFTSKSINRAEHTVIMFSKVVGYFDENIKFNKATLLSWLLFLTRVEDQVIDDIGRFIYSFEKSRNTYISDYRGYEISINKFLSLYNIFSDRSSSRVADVSSVLIRDVIIWINYYIYSLENNHSHLIEQNSNLMKIKDLINLINNNSEFEMENILLNFIEFSGWGKSI is encoded by the coding sequence ATGAGGCTTATGCCTTCAGACCCAGATATAAGCACAATAGTAAATCGAATAATAGATGGTGATATAAATTTACAACCTAACTTTCAAAGGGGAGAGGTTTGGGGAGATACTAAGAAAATTAGATTAATAGATAGTATTTTAAGAGACTGGCATGTTCCTCCTATTCACGTGGTTGAGATAAAGGAAAGTGGGCGACAGGACGTACTTGATGGTCAACAGCGCTTAGTGGCTATAAGAGATTTTGTTAACGGGTTGTTTTCAATAGACGGTACAATCGAACCCATAAATGATGAAATTCTTAAGCTCGATGGAATTAAATACAATCAACTTCCACCCTATTGGAAAAGAAAATTCGATAAATTTACCATTAGGGTATACAGTATCACTGATTATTTACCAAGTGAACCTGGAGAATTATTCTACAGATTAAATCAGCCAACGAATCTTACATCGGCAGAACAAAGAAACGCTTTCTATGGTCCTGCACGTGAACAAGTTAAAATGATAGTCGATTTATTAGCAAAATACGGATTAACTAAAAGAGAGATAGGTTTTTCAAACTCTAGAATGGCATACGATGATGTAGTTGCACGTTTATGTTTATATTTAGATGCTGGGATGCTAAGAGATAAAATAACTGCAAGTATTTTGGCTGATAAATTTCGGGATGAGGACGGATTTACGAGTAAATCCATTAACCGTGCAGAGCATACAGTAATTATGTTTTCAAAGGTAGTAGGTTATTTTGATGAAAATATTAAATTTAATAAGGCTACTCTATTGAGTTGGTTGTTATTTTTAACAAGGGTTGAGGATCAAGTAATAGATGATATTGGACGTTTTATCTATAGCTTTGAAAAATCACGCAACACATATATAAGTGACTACAGAGGCTATGAAATTTCTATTAATAAATTTTTAAGTCTATATAATATTTTTTCTGATAGATCAAGTTCGAGAGTTGCCGATGTTTCATCGGTACTTATACGAGATGTAATAATATGGATAAATTATTATATATATTCTCTAGAGAATAATCATAGTCACTTAATTGAACAGAACTCAAATCTCATGAAAATAAAAGATTTAATTAATCTAATAAATAATAACAGTGAGTTTGAGATGGAAAATATCCTTCTCAATTTTATCGAGTTTTCTGGGTGGGGAAAAAGCATATGA
- a CDS encoding ATP-dependent endonuclease, whose amino-acid sequence MRTARAGDYWRELYNKPFKFKVSKVFFQNLKGVGSGNVDFLGGITAICGGNGVGKSTLLNAISSVLSSERLASDKSISVKLEGAELVGEFIDSGSSLTRKVNVISNKVEAEPSAISVESVWIDGSIQAPKLIEIFSNMPNLSEFLESEEARVASEEERAFLSYIVGKDYSRCETYELDLETYGTVPYFKVKSDGVEYGSEAMGLGEISLHYILWNLHRLDKNSVVLMEEPETYLAPRSQEALLDVIAKIAADKRLWIILTTHSPSIVKNIPIEHVRILSRVNESVEISTPSNGSQYMYSLGLKPQKLGAILVEDRCARELTKCWLARFNPSIIQEYEIVDIGSKGKIIQQVKEFPFIGPWFKLVGMFDGNERGKINMEDNHWNYSYLPSEVAPEQLLKEIAKSMRRQLAEISGRELQRINSAIHSLDGRDHHDWIVEFPRQIGLSYEQLIAFLFEISMDSESYRELYSVSYQDFVEVLEKSFNKN is encoded by the coding sequence ATGAGAACTGCTAGAGCCGGAGATTATTGGAGAGAGCTGTATAATAAGCCGTTTAAATTTAAAGTTTCAAAGGTGTTTTTCCAGAATTTAAAAGGTGTCGGGTCAGGAAATGTAGATTTTTTAGGTGGAATAACAGCAATTTGCGGTGGGAATGGAGTTGGAAAGAGTACTTTATTGAATGCAATATCAAGTGTACTTTCATCAGAGAGATTAGCAAGCGATAAATCAATCAGTGTAAAACTAGAAGGAGCCGAGCTGGTTGGTGAATTTATCGATTCAGGTAGCTCCTTAACAAGAAAAGTAAATGTTATATCTAATAAAGTAGAAGCAGAGCCATCTGCTATAAGTGTAGAGTCTGTATGGATAGATGGATCAATTCAAGCACCAAAATTAATTGAAATCTTTTCTAATATGCCGAATTTGAGTGAATTTTTGGAATCAGAAGAAGCAAGAGTAGCTTCTGAAGAGGAACGGGCATTTCTATCTTATATTGTTGGAAAGGACTACAGTAGATGTGAGACATACGAATTGGACTTAGAAACCTATGGAACAGTACCGTATTTTAAAGTTAAGTCTGATGGTGTTGAATACGGATCTGAGGCAATGGGATTAGGGGAGATTTCATTACATTATATTTTATGGAACCTCCATAGACTAGATAAAAATTCTGTAGTATTAATGGAGGAGCCGGAAACTTATTTGGCCCCACGTTCGCAAGAAGCCTTACTTGATGTAATAGCTAAAATTGCAGCTGATAAACGTCTTTGGATAATACTTACTACCCACTCTCCGAGCATAGTTAAGAATATTCCGATTGAACACGTAAGGATTCTTAGTAGGGTTAATGAATCGGTAGAGATATCTACTCCGAGTAATGGTTCCCAGTATATGTATTCTCTCGGACTGAAACCTCAAAAGCTAGGGGCAATTCTAGTTGAAGATAGGTGTGCAAGGGAATTAACAAAATGCTGGTTAGCTAGATTTAACCCGAGTATAATTCAGGAATATGAGATAGTGGATATAGGATCAAAAGGTAAAATAATACAACAGGTAAAGGAGTTTCCTTTTATAGGGCCATGGTTTAAACTCGTTGGTATGTTTGATGGAAATGAACGTGGGAAAATCAATATGGAGGACAACCATTGGAATTATTCATACTTACCGAGTGAAGTTGCTCCAGAACAGTTATTGAAAGAAATAGCGAAATCAATGAGGAGACAATTAGCTGAAATTTCAGGTCGTGAACTCCAAAGGATAAATAGTGCAATACACAGTCTGGACGGTAGGGATCATCATGACTGGATAGTTGAATTTCCTAGACAAATAGGTTTAAGTTACGAGCAATTAATTGCATTTTTATTCGAAATTAGTATGGACAGTGAATCGTACAGAGAACTATATTCTGTTTCGTATCAAGATTTCGTTGAAGTGCTCGAAAAGTCTTTCAATAAGAATTAG
- a CDS encoding helix-turn-helix domain-containing protein yields the protein MSELRQLIGTRIRAMRNAKGLTQQKLADIAGLDYRYIGALERGERNFSIDTLEKVLLALNVEISELMLSSGEDHDGVRQKAIDDFLLVLSRLSDDKVQAFQKLNHELFILISE from the coding sequence ATGTCAGAGTTACGCCAATTAATAGGCACCCGAATTAGAGCAATGCGAAATGCTAAAGGACTTACTCAACAAAAGCTGGCTGATATTGCTGGATTAGATTATAGATATATCGGGGCATTGGAAAGAGGCGAAAGAAACTTTTCCATTGATACGTTGGAGAAGGTTCTACTCGCCTTGAATGTTGAAATTAGTGAATTAATGCTTTCTTCAGGTGAAGATCATGATGGTGTGAGGCAAAAGGCTATAGATGATTTTCTTCTAGTTTTAAGTAGGCTGAGCGACGATAAAGTACAGGCCTTTCAGAAGTTGAACCACGAATTATTCATATTAATTTCAGAATAG
- a CDS encoding DNA-binding protein: protein MRKSILKSLKPDIIVEMLEMAVAFESWNKVMERADMLYQCVQSIHEERQEHHSKGMPAPHIHIERPLIYYYGFSHLMRGMAHQKMGQVDLARACIDQYAELGWLEDLDELGMQVVQEFRHKAQVNRYALEVEAGQGELLEEFVNFLLEHPEEWLAGLKVITEAAVRHRWQIDRVLHMIEDQMQGVGREIDSSNNDDMYHYCYQRALYEQWMGRAQKAVEFILQAIRLADKLGLDRFFIRCIGLLESLREEATAEQIGLYRGMLEEMK from the coding sequence TTGCGTAAATCTATCCTAAAATCACTCAAACCGGACATCATTGTTGAAATGTTGGAGATGGCTGTAGCCTTTGAAAGTTGGAACAAGGTGATGGAGAGGGCAGACATGTTATATCAATGCGTGCAGTCGATCCATGAAGAGCGGCAGGAGCATCATTCAAAGGGAATGCCGGCACCACATATACACATCGAACGGCCTTTGATCTATTATTACGGGTTCAGTCACCTAATGCGGGGTATGGCTCACCAGAAGATGGGACAGGTAGATCTGGCGAGGGCATGTATCGATCAATATGCAGAACTGGGATGGTTGGAGGATCTGGATGAGTTAGGCATGCAGGTGGTACAGGAGTTCAGGCATAAGGCACAGGTGAATCGGTATGCTCTGGAAGTTGAAGCCGGGCAGGGGGAACTGCTGGAGGAGTTTGTGAACTTTTTGCTTGAGCATCCGGAGGAATGGTTGGCAGGTCTGAAGGTAATTACGGAAGCAGCAGTGCGGCATAGGTGGCAGATTGATCGGGTTTTACATATGATTGAGGATCAGATGCAGGGTGTTGGCAGAGAAATAGATTCTTCAAACAACGATGATATGTACCATTACTGTTATCAGCGGGCTTTGTATGAACAGTGGATGGGAAGAGCACAGAAGGCCGTGGAGTTCATTTTGCAGGCGATTCGGTTAGCGGATAAGCTTGGGTTGGATCGGTTTTTTATAAGGTGCATAGGATTGTTGGAATCATTGCGGGAAGAGGCGACAGCGGAGCAGATTGGACTGTATCGTGGGATGTTGGAGGAAATGAAGTAG
- a CDS encoding WXG100 family type VII secretion target translates to MSTIKVTPEQLHHVSNQVDQARQQLESIRSDLTRQIMFVQMMWMGATQERFYYEFEQSRPILDKALESMVNTSKELKDIATRFQDADAQKGSLGGAFGAVGAAAMISKSSGDSNSGDKGYRMAQINMFGKWVWMPVNENGVADQASLQAYQRDQENLDFNRMQAVNVEPPGEDIFALQIKAFEMGIHPTTGEPVSDKYAQMMVTSLKFSQIFMAIQMVRGSMPGRSGLFKTSSSGLASKIQNNIKKAEQKADISNNSGNDLYRRTSNTGAFKELSEPMQLRHVDKVAGDAGIGLKGVKIEIVRDAELVGKDLYGWADPKGNRIVLYPDAFSSKENLVKTLGHERIHIYQTKVFGKPQDPETLLEYEKGAYGSESSWWEYYQRRER, encoded by the coding sequence ATGAGTACAATCAAAGTTACCCCTGAACAACTACATCACGTATCGAATCAGGTGGATCAAGCAAGACAACAGTTGGAGAGTATACGAAGTGATCTGACGAGACAGATCATGTTTGTTCAGATGATGTGGATGGGCGCGACGCAGGAGCGATTTTACTATGAGTTCGAGCAGTCACGACCTATACTGGATAAAGCGCTGGAGAGTATGGTGAATACATCCAAGGAATTGAAGGATATCGCCACGCGTTTCCAAGATGCAGATGCTCAGAAGGGAAGTCTGGGTGGTGCGTTTGGAGCAGTCGGTGCCGCAGCTATGATAAGCAAATCATCAGGTGATTCAAATTCGGGTGATAAGGGCTATCGGATGGCGCAAATCAATATGTTTGGTAAGTGGGTATGGATGCCTGTCAACGAGAATGGTGTTGCGGATCAGGCTTCTCTTCAGGCTTATCAGAGGGATCAGGAAAATCTGGACTTTAATCGCATGCAAGCTGTGAACGTTGAACCGCCTGGGGAAGATATTTTTGCGTTACAGATCAAGGCGTTTGAGATGGGAATTCATCCTACGACGGGAGAGCCTGTATCAGATAAGTATGCTCAGATGATGGTGACCTCTCTGAAGTTTAGTCAGATATTCATGGCGATTCAGATGGTTCGTGGGAGTATGCCGGGACGTTCAGGATTATTTAAAACGTCGTCATCTGGTTTGGCATCTAAGATTCAGAATAATATAAAGAAGGCTGAACAAAAGGCAGATATAAGCAATAACAGTGGCAATGACTTATATCGTAGAACTTCCAATACGGGAGCCTTTAAGGAATTATCTGAGCCTATGCAATTAAGACATGTTGATAAGGTAGCGGGGGATGCAGGAATAGGACTCAAAGGGGTAAAGATAGAAATAGTCCGGGATGCTGAGCTAGTAGGGAAGGATTTATATGGATGGGCTGATCCGAAAGGTAACAGGATAGTTCTCTATCCGGATGCATTTAGTAGTAAAGAGAATCTAGTTAAGACCCTAGGGCATGAGAGAATTCACATATATCAGACTAAGGTCTTTGGTAAGCCTCAAGATCCGGAAACATTGCTTGAGTATGAGAAAGGAGCCTATGGTTCAGAGAGCTCTTGGTGGGAGTATTATCAACGAAGGGAAAGATAA